tactgtcccaacttttttggaattgggtttgtagatgaatgtaaaacagttaaaggatgggcaaggaggaggcgagaaccggcttgtcaatataaataataatttaatgaaaactcaaaaacacataaacaaacatacatgacggacatgcccgtaattctctctctctcgaacaatcatcaccggccgcctttatccctcgcgcgcctcatcaggccgattgcggaccgggcgcgcgatattccgacccggccccgccccgcccccctccgctccacaatgaaTCTCCCATAACAGGTGAGGCCCATCACTCTCCGCTTCACCTGTCTGACGTCTTACTGAGTGCCAGTGGCTGGGCAAAGGGTGCGACATTGTACAAGTGGGCACTGATGTCTTGCTGTAGAGGCAGTCTTTTGCTGACAGACTGGTccttttgatgtcataaaatcCACAACTTCCAAACTtgctgtttttgcagcttggtttaaataaatgctctttttcagttctgaaacttacagtttgttttttgtttttttgtggaatgaactcttatatgtcaaaagataaaGGAAAATTTAATTCCTCGTGTtaaatgtttgtgtatttgtaaTAGGCCTACTTCACTGATCAGCCACACACTCCATtgaaatggtttttttttttcagtggatTATTTGCTCTTACATGGATGAAATGAAAGTACAGATAGGACATAATATATCTGTTCATTCAGGTCAGTAAATAAGAAGCCAAATATTTTCAGGAAGAAAAAGGTGTAACTGTAATCCATGTAACAAACTGTTTGTTTTACTGTAACAATTTATGCGATAATAAACCTTACAATGTAAATGGAAATGCTTTAGCTATGAAAATAAAGgttcagaataaataaaaaaacaatcataGAAAATTTTTAgtcatatagattttttttaactaatgttgacatcaaatataaaattattttattttcgtTTTGAATGCAATATTAAATTTTATATCTaatattaatttacaaatgtatacAAGTTCTGTATTCGTAGGGTTTTTATAGCAAATGTATGATCAGGTCAGTGGAGAGTGAATAAAATCTAATATGTTGGAAATATTTTAACCAGTTGGTGGTGCCAATGTACCGATAGTGTTGAGGAACCAATGGGTTGATGAAgtcagttatttttattatattgaatTAATTTCTGATTgtcatatatttatatgtatgacATTTCTTCAGTATATATTTTCTTCAGATTTGAAGAATCTGCTTGCActgttttgaagctccaaactaCAGCCACAGGGCTTCAGTTGAAAACATCTGAGTCATTAATTAGGCCAAGAGACCATCTCAGATGTATACAGCGTCATTGGAAAATACAGCTAGCTCATGCAATATTTCAAGACAGCTGCCTCTAAAAATAAGGTCACTCAAACACTAGACCTCATGAAGACTGTCAAGAAAGTgacatttaaaatttgtaaataaaaaattatttaaagctgCATAGCCTGTAATATATTCAATTGTGATAATTACTATAGGATACATCAGGAGACATTGTGCAAATTTGTATAGTACAGTGTAGGAATGTCTATAGTGtacatgcaaaaaaatctaatttcacaGTTGCAGATGCAAATGTGCAAGAggcaaaattattatattttcaagaCATGCTGCAGTACATTAGCAGCACACCTGTGCTTGTTCTGCATGTTACAACATGTTTAAATTGTTTCAGAAAATGTCTTAAACATATTTAATCACTGAATGAATTGCAGTATTGCTAAATTTGAACCTCTATTTATTATAGCCCATTCAGGGAAGCCTATTCAGGCTATATTTTCCAGTTTAATGGGAAAATACTCACATACACCCAAACTTAGTAAACCTTTTGTAATACTATGGTAGTAAACCTTTTATTATACTCTGGTAGATCTTCTCCTGCAGTTTCTTGGCCCACATGCAAAGATCACGCTACATTTAAACCAGACATGCTCTCGTAATCATGCTAGCTAAGCAAAGATATTAATAAAGTAATCAGTTTGTTTACCCCATGATATGAAATCAAGACCTATATGCAGACTCTTCATAAAGACAGCACACAGCAATAAAGCTCAGTCGAGAAGGAGGACTTCTTAAGATCAGAATTATCATTACAAACTTACACCGCCTTGCGGCCTCTCCTGCAGACTCCTATTGATATCCTTTGAAAGGTAGGTCAACTTCTTAAGCATTAGGATTAGAACTGTTTGGAGCTAGTTGTGTGAAATTGACCATCAAATGCATTTTTTCTGAATCAAGAAGTTACCCTTGTAGAGATATTTTCAAGTATTATTAACTGACTAATCAGtgctacatttgtttgtgttataacaAGTATGACTTGTTGGTATTTTGACTGAGCACTTCACCATTCCAGGTGCAAAATGGCAGCTGCCAGACTGACAATGCCTGCCTCAAGGACAACAAATAATGACCTAGATGACTACAGTGCTTACACACACATGTCTCAAGAACAGCTGTTGCAGATAGCTATTGAACGAAGTCTAACTGATACCAATATGACTCCATGGCAGAATGGGCAATTCTATGCCCACACACAACCAACTGCCCCCTTAGCTACACGACAGCCACCATGCAACTCTAACCAAACAAACCCACCTGTTGCTGCCTCTGCCAACCCTCCCAGGTGATTTTTTTGAGGTGTCATACAGCACTACCACATgcttcaaataaacaaataattagaCAACTAAACCAATATTATTATTGAGtctgaatgtaactttattaaaTGTCTTACTTTTAgtgagaaatgtgtaaaaatcaaCAGAGATACCATAAACCATATTATCAGTAAAGACAATGGAAAGATTATTGCCTGGACAGGGCAGAATGGACACCTACGGGTCACAGTGGAGCCTTTGAAGTGAGTGTCTGGAAAGatctcatatactgtatatatttccaAGGGGAAAAATTTTCATAGCTTTATTTGTAGCCAAGAATTTAAGGTACGTAGTTATTTATAAATTGTCTATCTAAAATAAACTTACTCTgataaatattcactggagtaaagcTCATCCACAAGACTTTTAAGACTCACTTTCATATTTGTTCTTTCAGTGATGTAGACCCTGTTCTCTCAGCCATTTTGAGAGGGGATGCAGAGGCTTTAAGAAACATTATTCATTCCAAATCTAAAACACTTGATGAACCCAATAAAGATGGCTGGATACTACTTCATGAGTCTGCGTACTATGGTCATGTTGAGTGCCTTAAGATTTTGCTCAAAGGTGAGAAATGAATCAATTCTGAATTATGTCCAGGCAAGACTCAAAAAGCACATTGACAAGAATCATATCCCACATAGTTCAGTATTGCATCTTTCCCACAGCCAGGCCAGATACAATCAACAAACGAACAAATAATAATCAGACGCCACTTCTTTTGGCTGTGAGTCGCAAAAACGTTTCTTGTGTCGAACATCTTTTAGAGGAAGGAGCTAATCCCAACATTGCAAATAACCAGAGGGAGACACCTCTGCACAAAGGtatgtattttgttgttttgaGAAGTCCAACTGTAGCCTACAACTGCATGGAAAGAGGTCTGAATCATCACTTTGCTGATTTTTATAGCATGCGAGAAAGCAAGTGAAGAGATAGTGGGTCTTCTTTTGAGGTTTAGAGCTTCACTATCCACAACCTGTGCTCAAGGTGGGACTCCACTACATGAAGCTGTGAGAAACAAAAACATAGAGATTTGTAAGATGTTGCTACAAGCAGGGGCAAAGCTCTCAGTCAGAAATGTTTATGGCATTGACCCTCTGTTTGTGGCTGCTCAGTGTGGCGCAGCTGAGGTGCTTAACTTCTTAATTGTAAACGGTAAGTATCATTATGATTGTAAGATGAGAAAATAATTTCTAGTGATTACTATACATTTTAGTCTTGTGATTAAGCGATTAAGATCAGTTCCTTCTTTAGGAGGAAATATCAATACCCAGGCAAACGATGATGCCACCGCCTTGTTTGAGGCTTCTAAAAATGGTCATGTTGAAGCTGTTGAGATTCTCCTGTCAAGAAAAGCAGATATTAACAAACCCAACAAGACTGGATTACTTCCCATTCATGCTGCTGCAAAGAATGGTCATCAAAGGTTAGTGCTTCAGTTTAAAAGTTCATTTCATATTCAACTACTTGTATTATTCACCCaacaataaaaattctgtcatcagttacttGCCCACATGTCAGTCCAAGCCTATATTCTTTCCAGCATGGAAGACCAAAGTAaacatttagcagaatgttcacgctgctctccTGAATACAATAAAACAGGATGGGGACCAGATTCGgacaagctccaaaatggacgaTAAAAGCTTCATagaagtcatccatatgactcatgcacaaTATTACAAGTTTTCTGAAGACATATggttgctttgtgtgaggaaacaGATTGACatataagtaattatttactgaaaatcttgcttgacagccatggtcaAAAATAACGtcttttgtatggaaaagatatGGACATTGCACTATGAACATCTTTTGTATTctacggaagaaagtcatatgggtttcgaaagacataagagtgagtaaatgaagacaggattttcatttttgggtgaactattctgttACTAAGGTAGGCTATTGTTTCTTCACTTACATATCTaggtattgatttgtttttgagGAATTAAATACTGTATCTCTATCTATTTCTCATCACCCTCAGCATTGTTTCCATCCTAATCCCTAAAACTAATATGGCAAAAGTAAGACGTTCTGGCATTAGTCCTATCCACTTTGCCGCAGAACGTAACAGAGATGATGTTCTAGAGACCTTGATTGAGACTGGATTTGATGTCAACGCCAGGCTGTCAGATGATTGGTCAAAGATGTATGAAGATCGTCGCAGCACAGCTCTGTACTCGGCTGTGGTAAATAGAAACACTGAAGCAGCTGCTATGCTATTAGAGGCCGGTGCCGACCCAAACCTGGACATTTTCAACCCCCTGCTAGTGGCTGTGAGGAAAGGATGTATGGAAATTGTGACCTTGCTGGTTAAGCATGGTGCCAATGTCAATGCACTGCTTCCAACTCATTCCACCAGCTTTCCAGCTGTTTTAGTTTTCTGCGTGAGGCACTTGGCAATGATTAAGTACCTAATGGACAATGGATGTGATGCACTATCATGTTTTAGCTGTCAATACGGCAGTAACACACATCCACCCATAAAGCTAAGAGGAAATGGGAGAGAATCAATTTATTATTTGAATGATGAACCATCAGACAACTGTGTACaggtacatgttttattttaaaggatGATGGTCTctttagattttaatttattattttcttctaaattaaattaatttattttatttatttaacagttttGTGAGATAATCTCTGCTCCTTCAGCCTGTGGGTGGGTGGGACCCATCATAGATATGTTACTTGACTATGTTGGTAATGTTAAACTCTGCTCGAGAATAACTGAACACCTGGATAGCAACACAGATTGGGCCCATATTAAAGAAAGATCAGGTATGTCTACTGTTTATAtctcttaaaggagtagttcgaCCAAAAATGAGGTCTTTTGTCCATAAAATGTAAATCAGTAGTGCCCAAaactttcaaactccaaaaaggataaATGTTCACGTGAGAACTTCCTGTTGAATGAAGCACATGTCAGCTCTCGTCTGAACATACATAGAAGAGTTGGAAGAATTTTGGTAAAAAAAGGAATGATTTCCcacccaaagtgattgtatcactttagaagacattaattaaacctcTTGAttcgtatgaattacttttatgctgcctttttgtccttttcggtgctttaaagttttggaccccattgacttgcattgtatagacaaagATACCTCATACAaccttctttttaaaaaaaatgtttgtgttcttcCGTAAGGAAAAAAGTGAAGTGAGatttagatggcatgagggtgagtaaatgttgagagaaatatcatttttgggtgaactatccctttaagcattctATTTGATCTCTTTATTTGCAGAATTGACAAATTACACTTAAGGCAGCTTAATTAGGTTTTAAACTTCAgaactaaaaatgtaaaatgttataagTAACCTGAACTCTTTCTATTTCAGTTCTTCCTTGTAGATTGATGCATCTGTGCAGACTCAAGATTCGTCAACGGATGGGAGTCCACAGACAGAGACTAATCAAAGCTCTTCCTCTACCAGGGAGACTAATCAAGTTTTTGAGATATGAACAAGAAACATTTAAGGATAACCTGTGATGAACAACATTCTTAATTATTATCAGAGCATGTTgctttgtattcttttttgtgtgtaattcaatttagataatctttttttttagatatctGAAAATAGCTGCCAAATGCAAATTATTAGGTTTATAATGTTTGTAAAGGTAGTTATTCTCCATACACCATatagaatttaaaataatattcaaatgtaTAATATGCACAACAATTTTATGTCAGCTTTTTAGAATATGTAATTTTATCTGTACATGCATAGCAAAATCTACATCCACACTGAGGCATTTTATAAGGTGACTacttaagtgtatttttttctggTTAAGTGGATGATCTTAAGTGGATTTTTCTGGTTGCCGTAACACAAGGGAGTCAAAGTCCAGAACCTTCATTCTTGCTCTTCAAAAACTATGTAGCAAAAATACtgaaacattacaaatataatgtaatccTTTAAAGAAAAGCATTAGGTAATTGAAGGAATTTTCTGCTTTAATGCTTTAAAGATGTACAGAGTACAATGAActaaattagttttgtaaattAGTCAACAATGATGTAACTTGTCTGCTTATACAGATAAATGTTGTACATCTTTGTGTATGGATTAGCATCAAGCATTATCAGTATTCCTGTGAATTTcctgtgtgtttttttctttgtttgagaCTTTCTATGTGGTTTTGCATCAAAACAAAATTTGATTAGGTCTACTGAAAGGCAATCAGAGAGTTGCTCtcgctgtgtgtgagagagggtgggGATTGAGTTGCTTAACCAAAAGCACAGTTGTTATGTAGCTCAAATAAGCAGCATGGTAAAGTGAACCAGCCACAGTTACAAAACTAAACCTTAAATAAGAGGTAAAATTGTTCATTGGTAACTGAATGCTGAAGGTCTTGTGATATGTGTATGTTTAATGGCACTACTCACCTTGCAACATTCTAATCTCATACTGCTAACTCATGCAGCTAACTGTGGTGTAGATAAGCTCTATAATTAGCCAGCCATAATTCAAATGCTTATGCAAGACACATGTAAATATAGACTCTACCACTTTGACTTTTTGACTTTGATCTGAACTTCAACCTAAGATAATCATGTCCTTTTagaaaataaaacacatatttaaaaagaaaaatattttagaaatatatcaagctgtgaaatgttttgtcatgtttaaaaaataaataaataaatgaatatggaaaCTGCTGGAGCTAAGAAAACGAAACAGTTAACAAAGGTAGAGTAGACTCAAGAAGTTTCTTTACAGCCCAAATATACCAAAGGTGTCTCCTTTTAGACCACTGGAAGACCTAATAATGAACAGCAAGGAGACACAACTGCAGTGCAAATCCACAGACCTTCTTAATGTACTTCACACAACCCTCTTGATTATTTGATAATGTTTGTCCAATATTCATTATCTTGCAATGGTACTAAAAAAAGACACTGTTATATCTGACCATTCAGAAAGTATGCAAGTTCATAACCTTGATCATATGTCCACATTACCTTAACACAACAGATTTGcctataaataaattataaaaaaaaaaagttattgacaCAATGTTATTTCATGTCTTGTTTGTCTTGTAACCTTGGCTCGTCTGTAACCTGACACAACAAATGCAGTGTAACAGTTTAACCCTGTTAAGCAATAAAGGCTTCACTAAGAAAAACAATATGTTGCAAAAAAGACTAATGTAAAAAGGAAAGTGAAAAAAATCACCACCAATTCTTCAATTACTGAGGGAATCATCCCCAAATCAGTTTATTATGTGAATAAATCTAGTTCAACATTAGTTTTCTGCAATATTAGGTATTATATGATCAAATATTTCTGGATGCACTTTtctgtggttgttgttgttgttgttgtcattgcACTATTGCTCTGTCCCACAGACCCTAGGTCTGCAACCACTCAAGAGCAGCCATAGCCAAGAGGTTAAAAAACTTGGCACAGTACATATCACATGTACTCTCCCAAAACAT
The nucleotide sequence above comes from Xyrauchen texanus isolate HMW12.3.18 unplaced genomic scaffold, RBS_HiC_50CHRs HiC_scaffold_544, whole genome shotgun sequence. Encoded proteins:
- the LOC127642316 gene encoding ankyrin repeat and SOCS box protein 2-like, with product MAAARLTMPASRTTNNDLDDYSAYTHMSQEQLLQIAIERSLTDTNMTPWQNGQFYAHTQPTAPLATRQPPCNSNQTNPPVAASANPPSEKCVKINRDTINHIISKDNGKIIAWTGQNGHLRVTVEPLNDVDPVLSAILRGDAEALRNIIHSKSKTLDEPNKDGWILLHESAYYGHVECLKILLKARPDTINKRTNNNQTPLLLAVSRKNVSCVEHLLEEGANPNIANNQRETPLHKACEKASEEIVGLLLRFRASLSTTCAQGGTPLHEAVRNKNIEICKMLLQAGAKLSVRNVYGIDPLFVAAQCGAAEVLNFLIVNGGNINTQANDDATALFEASKNGHVEAVEILLSRKADINKPNKTGLLPIHAAAKNGHQSIVSILIPKTNMAKVRRSGISPIHFAAERNRDDVLETLIETGFDVNARLSDDWSKMYEDRRSTALYSAVVNRNTEAAAMLLEAGADPNLDIFNPLLVAVRKGCMEIVTLLVKHGANVNALLPTHSTSFPAVLVFCVRHLAMIKYLMDNGCDALSCFSCQYGSNTHPPIKLRGNGRESIYYLNDEPSDNCVQFCEIISAPSACGWVGPIIDMLLDYVGNVKLCSRITEHLDSNTDWAHIKERSVLPCRLMHLCRLKIRQRMGVHRQRLIKALPLPGRLIKFLRYEQETFKDNL